In Juglans regia cultivar Chandler chromosome 13, Walnut 2.0, whole genome shotgun sequence, the following proteins share a genomic window:
- the LOC109007074 gene encoding glycine-rich RNA-binding protein RZ1A-like, translating to MSEEVEYRCFIGGLSWSTSDRALKDAFEKFGKLLEAKVVVDKFSGRSRGFGFVTFDDKNAMDDAIEAMNGMDLDGRTITVDKAQPHQGSSRDHDSDRSRDRGRDRDRNRDYGGGGGGGRGSNGGECFKCGKPGHFARECPSEGARGGKYGGRDDRSGGGGGGGGGRYGPDRNGDRFGGRNRDSGSRGSSGSDRYNRDRSGPYERRSGGGFRSG from the exons ATGTCTGAAGAGGTGGAATATCGCTGCTTTATCGGTGGCCTTTCATGGTCAACATCTGACAGAGCTCTGAAAGATGCATTTGAAAAGTTTGGAAAGCTTCTTGAGGCAAAG GTAGTTGTTGACAAGTTCTCTGGGCGTTCTCGTGGATTTGGGTTTGTCACTTTTGATGATAAGAATGCAATGGATGATGCTATTGAGGCGATGAATGGAATGGATTTAGATGGGCGGACTATTACTGTTGATAAAGCTCAGCCTCACCAAGGTTCAAGTAGAGATCATGACAGTGACCGCAGCCGTGACCGTGGTCGTGATCGTGACCGTAACCGTGACTATGGAGGTGGAGGCGGAGGTGGACGTGGATCTAATGGTGGAGAGTGCTTCAAGTGTGGGAAGCCTGGACATTTTGCTAGGGAGTGTCCAAGTGAAGGGGCAAGAGGGGGCAAGTATGGTGGAAGGGATGATAGATCTGGTGGCGGGGGTGGTGGTGGGGGTGGCCGTTATGGTCCTGATCGAAATGGAGATCGATTTGGTGGGCGCAACAGGGATTCTGGTAGTCGTGGAAGTTCTGGATCTGATCGGTACAATCGTGACCGCAGTGGACCTTATGAACGTCGTAGTGGTGGGGGCTTTCGCTCTGGATAG
- the LOC109006993 gene encoding vacuolar iron transporter homolog 2-like: MAAPGTQNQLSIHVGDDAVPKRLRREVDDNDVDYFQRAQWLRAAVLGANDGLVSVASLMMGVGSVKEEIKPMLLAGCAGLFAGACSMAIGEFVSVYTQRDIEIAQIKREKTRNQQVAGEREQLPNPMQAAFASALAFSVGAVLPLLAAAFIRVHKVRLAVVVIVASLALIFFGAVGAAFGRTPMVKSCARVLFGGWMAMAITFGLTRLIGSINGLQM, translated from the coding sequence aTGGCTGCTCCTGGAACTCAGAACCAACTCTCGATTCACGTGGGTGATGATGCGGTGCCGAAACGATTGCGCCGGGAGGTTGACGATAACGATGTTGACTATTTTCAAAGGGCACAGTGGCTTCGAGCTGCTGTATTGGGAGCCAATGATGGGCTGGTTTCTGTAGCATCATTAATGATGGGTGTTGGGTCTGTTAAAGAAGAGATCAAACCCATGCTCCTTGCAGGTTGTGCAGGGTTATTTGCAGGGGCGTGCAGCATGGCAATAGGGGAGTTCGTGTCTGTGTACACTCAGAGAGACATAGAGATAGCACagataaagagagagaagacaAGGAATCAGCAAGTTGCCGGTGAGAGAGAGCAGCTCCCAAATCCGATGCAGGCTGCTTTTGCATCAGCACTTGCATTTTCAGTAGGGGCAGTGCTACCACTACTGGCGGCTGCATTCATAAGGGTGCATAAAGTGAGGTTGGCTGTGGTGGTAATAGTGGCTAGCTTGGCTCTGATTTTTTTTGGAGCTGTAGGAGCAGCGTTTGGGAGGACTCCCATGGTGAAGTCTTGTGCCAGGGTGCTGTTTGGAGGCTGGATGGCAATGGCCATCACGTTTGGGCTCACCAGATTGATTGGCTCCATTAATGGACTGCAAATGTGA
- the LOC109006981 gene encoding vacuolar iron transporter homolog 4-like, which translates to MEKKQCQGAEDESFDYYQRAQWLRAAVLGATDGLVSIASLMMGVGAVKKEFRAMLLAGFAGLVAGACSMAIGEFVSVSTQYDIEMAQLKREKKSRKAGDVDVQDIIKEDMDKEKLPNPVQAAFASALSFLVGGLVPLLTAAVGKDHKVRLELVVGVASLTLIVFGVIGAKLGRTAVGRSCARLLVGGWMAMAITFGMTKFIGSGGLEL; encoded by the coding sequence ATGGAGAAAAAACAATGCCAAGGGGCTGAAGATGAGAGTTTTGACTACTATCAAAGAGCACAGTGGCTTCGTGCTGCTGTTTTGGGAGCCACAGATGGGCTAGTTTCTATTGCATCGTTAATGATGGGCGTGGGAGCTGTTAAAAAAGAATTCAGAGCCATGCTGCTTGCTGGATTCGCAGGGTTAGTTGCTGGGGCATGCAGTATGGCAATAGGAGAATTTGTCTCCGTTTCCACTCAATATGACATAGAGATGGCTCAgttgaaaagagagaagaaaagcaGAAAGGCCGGAGATGTCGATGTGCAGGATATAATTAAAGAAGATATGGACAAGGAGAAGCTCCCGAATCCGGTGCAAGCTGCTTTTGCCTCGGCACTTTCATTTTTGGTGGGAGGATTGGTGCCACTGCTGACTGCTGCGGTTGGAAAGGATCATAAAGTGAGGCTTGAGTTGGTGGTTGGGGTGGCCAGCTTGACATTAATTGTGTTCGGAGTGATAGGAGCAAAGCTTGGGAGGACTGCTGTGGGAAGATCCTGTGCCAGGCTGCTTGTTGGAGGATGGATGGCTATGGCTATTACATTTGGGATGACCAAGTTTATTGGATCCGGTGGATTGGAATTGTGA